cgtaaaagaaagTACGTGATTCGTTGATGCATTACAAAGCTTATACGTAGctgtaatttaaaaagaaagtcgTGTCGCTTCGCGTAGAGTCGCGTCAGCCAGTCGATGTTATACTTTGGAGCGTGAAATTTAAAAGGAAGATCAACGGCCGAGTACTCCTCCTTACGAGTCACAGTTAGGTGCGTCTTGTTTCTTTCGAAGGTCGTCGTACGAGTGAGTGCGTGTCGGTCGGTTCACCAACTGGACTCTTCGTGCTACCGTTAATCTGCTTCAAATCCGAGCGAAGACGAACGCTCTTCATCTTTCCGTCCTTGTAGTAAAAAAACACtctttcctttactttctTATTCTGCGCGtggaaacgaagagaaaggaagaagaggaagaaagagagagagagatagagaggaagagagagagagagagagagagagagagagagagagagagagacagacagacagacagacagagggagaaagagaaagaaaaagaaagagagagactttgttttattgttaaaatttcGATCATGAAATTCAACTTAACCAACTTTCAAAGTTATTGAAATCAACTTTCACGTAGTTATACAAAGGTATATTATAAGAAGATAGTAAATACGAGTAAGAGCACGTGTACCTTCGTTGGTTCAGCGACAAGTTATCTACCTTCTCCTCTTATGGAAAAGTCTATACAATGGCGTTGGACTAAGGGAAAGCAAAGGAATGTTTGAAAAACAACCGAGTGAAACTCGGAGCTGTCAAACTGGACGAGAAATCTATTGTCTGATACCTACCGTTCGTTgctgtcgtcgtcgacgtcgtcgtcgtcgttgtcaacgtcgtcgtcatcatcgttgtTGTTGCGATAGTTTCGATGTCCAGCGCAGAGGAGGGAAAGGCTAGCAGGCCTAAAAGGCAAAGTCCCGCCAGCGTACACAGAAAACATCTTTTCTGGATGCGCATCCTACCGCATTCTTCTGCACGATACGGAAACACTGGTGCTAGCCCGACACAAGTGTGATCACTAACAAAATCACTAGCATtcaatttatcaaatttgttCACTTAATCGTTCCcgtgatctctctctctctctctctttgtttttttttttctttcaccttGTCCGTGACGACTAATCACAAaatgttaacaaaaaattgttttcactTTCGATCCGATCGAATGTTTGAAGGACGTTACCTTTTCTATTCGTTGGCTTTTTATTTCGAGGGAGAGATTCGCTTTTATtcgtactttattttatttactatctTTGCTAACCAGCTCGCACTCGATCCGTGTCGAGGACGGAGGTGAAGTGCAGCAGTAAGCGGTATCTACCTCCTCTCTTCTCGTGCTGCCTTCATGCTTGTCGTcgttaccaccaccactactagcatcaccaccaccaccaccaccaccaccaccaccaccaccactaccaccatcgccatcctaccaccaccgccatcaccatcaccaccaccaacactaCTAACCACCATCCACATCActatcaccaccactactaaTATCAAAACTTTTCGTTCCTCTTCTCTTGTGTGCCAGGCCTCAGGGAATTCTCTACGCTCACCTTGCTAGGCAAGCCGATTCTACAGAGTAACCATCGTAAAAGAagacttcttcctctttcgatctttccttCGAATATATTGTAACGTTTCGTTATCTTACCTTTTCTCTCATGGGTACGTTCAAGCAATTAAGTTAACCGACTGTAGGGAAAAGGAAGGGTTTCGATTGAGAAAcaagttttttatttcaatttgtatttattattatttttctttctctgattttatatgttttaataaagattatcTCTTAAATGAACAAACATCGTTAATTACTCTAATTTCATGATATTGaatgtttctttcttgtaCATCAATAGATATGTTAAAATGCAAACGCATTctatgtcttttttctttcatactaTTAGTCACTGAGAATTCAACGTTTTCTAAGAACAtttctcttattaatatttaaatccaAGCTCACCACTCGCGATGTCTGGATGTagaacattatttataatctatcGGGGGAAAGTGGTGAAATCGAAAGTAACTATCGTATATCGTATAAGTAAGAATGTCAATcgactatattttttatttcataaattatgtTAGCGTTCGGTATTGTTTTTcaattcgtaaaaaattacGTTTGTTTAGATACATCTTTCTTCGTCTACGATccattttttcaattctttttccgCACGCATCGTGTAGCAGGAAGATAGGCAAAAAGGTTCTTAAGTAAGCGGATTTTCGGATGAGAAAAGATCGAAATCAATGACGACATGTTCTAAAAGTGACCAGCCGGTTGGCGAAACTCTGTCGAAATTGTCTTCATGCGAATATGACTCAGGAAATAATTTGGACATGAAAACTTTCGAAGGAACTTTCgaagaacaataaaaatacaattcttatatatcttattttttttttgtttacttaaaAGGATCCTAGTTGGTATGACGTGTTGGAAACACCCGGTAGATCAATCGAGATCGGTCGAGGCTGTCTTTAAGTTTGGAAGGAGAGTTTATTCGCGAGGAAAAGCAAGTGGGTTTTCTAACTTCACTGTTAGGCTAGCAAGCAGTATAAACGCGTGAGCGTAATAATCTCCTTGGTTGTGcacttaattttatatcacgATGTTGCCGAGAGGTCAGTCTAGTAtctaagaatataattttatggtCCACCAAATTGAGTGAATGTTCGCACTTCGCTTTCGATAGAATCTTACTCAAGACTTTACGAAATTATATGTCTTAGTTGAATCATCGAGTTCTAGCATCGATTTTCCTATGACGAACGTCGAAGGTACGCACACGTTCGAGGCCTCGCGCCTACGATCACTGAATTTAAATTAGTTCTTGAATAAGAACTACGAGTCTTTTAACGTCACATTTGTCTCTCGACATTCCAATTGTtatgataaaatttacataaatttatttactttttcttaagaaaacCGTCGAATCAATTAAATGTCTCACTAGGGATTTTATTTGATACCCCTGagttataacaataatttacgCGAATAACTTCGTAAATAGTGTTCGtcagatataatttttctctcatttgtGATGTTTGAAAGATTTAGGACaactcgaaaagaaagaaatagattttaCTTGGTAATAGCAATGTCAGAACAACTTCTGAAAATTTCTTGATTACCACAGCCAATAGTTGCTGAACCATCTTCACAAATACCCCAACTATTTGCAGTTCTGTAATGCCATCTAAGAACGCAATGCTCACAGATAAGTCCTTGGGGAAGAATTGCTTCGATCAAATGAATCTCAGCTTGGtatctttcgatattataCTTGTACGAACCGTCGGCCAATTGTACTGGATATTTCGCAAAGCATTCGTCAGTTTCGAGCTCCTTCGGATTGCTTAGAGGACAAATAGAGAATTCGAAATGTCCTAGGTGAGAGGCGGTCAGATTGATTTGAATCTGAATATGAAAACCCTCTGTGTATCTGTAATGagaacataattttttatcatattcttctgatgataaaataataatctgaGATGTAAAATTGTGTAATTTGTGTATTTACTTTAAAAAGTTGTAATTTTTGTGTATTTACTTTTTGACAATGAGTCCAGTTCCATAAATACCTCCATTTTCGTTAGGTCTAGGTCGTGGCAAAGACCAATCGTCACCACATTCGCCGCAATTACCATTGTTTTTTTCGTATTGAgtctatataaaatagatcaaAGACATCGTACATTATTTTGGATGACtttattaataagtaaaaggTATTGTATGTTGTATTTGTATCTTAattgatgataattattttacgacgaatttgtaattgaaataaaaaatattacgccTTACGATAGACAACTCTTTAACACATTTGTGTCCATATTGTTACATATCTACAGGCGTTCGATCTCGAGTTTCGCACGTGTAAAGTTTCTGACGACAGGCAATATTTGTACATTCATGTAAGTCAGCTTAGTTACATACTTTttcgacgaagagaagagtatAAAGAATAATCTTTGAAACTTTGTAGATATTGAATCTtactgttttatataaaaatttaaatttatatataaagatttaatacacatatatgtatatatatatattaattcgacaatttaaaaataatctctttaaaaaataaatagataaagcgaaacttttttagaaatttggATTTCGTCCAAGAATTGTCTGATAATACAGAAATGCTGGCAAAACATCTGCTATCGAAGTGCTATCGAAATGCTATCGAAGTGATAGCACGTAGCTTTGATGATGAGTGCACTTTGTCGATGAGTACGCATTATCGATTACGTATCATTTTTAACCGATATATAGTAGTTTTAAGTATAAGGGAGAGAGTATAAGTGAATGAgtaagaaaacaagagagtATAAGATGATGGGTGACGTCGTAATTGACAAGAACATGCTGAACAAAAGAACAGAATCAGGATACGAGCGTAAAGATAAACGAAATGTCATtgttatacaataaaattttttaaatatatatatatatagtaattccGGTTGATACAGCCTTGTGTGTGAGATGATTCGGTCTTTTTCTAGATATAGTtcgattttcaaatatttttattggtaGGATTGATATTAGTAACATTAAAACTCATGAACAATCATTTCATTTGAACagcctcctttttttttgagaaatctaggattatttctttatttcctagatttatgttaatattataatttttcatatatctattttaaaaaatatattttcctattttggacatcgattaaatttgcgatgtattttatttacaatgtaATTTGCAATATAATTTGCAATGAAGCTTTAGCTTTTCGAATTATCTTATATagtgtttatttttatttttatttttattaaatagtcGGGAGAGCTGATTTTTTTCACCCAAACatctttatttcaaaatttctcaattatttttgttattgaattaagttgaaataattaaatataataaaacaacaatCTTACCGCAAAGCCACCACAGAAGAGTTCATTGTCGTTGAAATTAGGAGGAACAGGAAAATGTTTTTTCCAAGCGCTACTTCTGTTAACCGGATCCATCATCATACCATGGCCATGAACTTGTATCAAATTTACAAAAACCATACAGGacaaaagaataatttgtAGATAATACatcttgatttttttcgttctttcctttttcttaaattCGAATACTCTAGATATACGAACTACCTGAACAAACTAGAGTTAAATATGTCTTATTGattcctttatatatttattaccaGCCGATAAGACAAATACCATTTCTACACGTAACTGATACTCGAGAAAAGCAAACATGGATGAGTAAACAcataaatctttatttaacgtaagataataaataagaattaagagaaaaacggtgagaaaaatatatacatacaatatatatatatatatatatatatatatatatatatatatatatatatgtatatatgtatgtatgtattatcgtcttatttcatttgtaaatatatatacgtatataagaaattatgaaaaagtaaattttcgtgatgaaaattaattctaattagaaaaaaattctaattaaaaaaagaaatctgatTAATTCTaatcagagaaagaaataacactACTTACGATACTGAAATATGTTTAACGTACTCTATAATGATTTCATTACAACATGATGACACATTTCAAATggaattgtaaaaaataaatttgttgttatttgtcataaaaaataatacttttattactgATCATTTATCTATGATCATctgtgatatatatttttttcttttttgtcaagTAAATTGTTTAACAAAAACTTTGAAAAGAATCTTTGAAGAGAATCAAGAAAtctaatcaatatttattgcacgtcatataaaataataccttatagaaaataaaataatcccTTATAGATTTGTTAATAATCGTTCGatgtaattaaatgaaaaaatataaatctaatcgatatttatcgcAAAATTATCTGAatgcaaaaatataattgtatttttattttatttatgtattacgcgtcaatttatttatgatattatattaaaaaaatttcacgatttttatttattatttatgttaaataaacaaattataaaaaaattaacataattataataaaaatttttattagaggTTTCATTAGAgctattttcttattacgaaagaaaagaaaaaaattcgattataaaaattattttatttattttatttattacttattttaaataaacaaaataaaattaacataattataataaaaatttgaatgatttcattaaagttatttttttattacgaaagaaaagaaaaaaattcaattataaaaattattaacaaaatcgattttattataccgatataattgcaatatttaaataaataaagaataaattatacttgAAAATAGTGTttgtttcaagtctctacgatgtttcgttccgaagatatcgccttcgaaaaattttcattcataatttatGCGCTACATCTGTTCgtagtaataatatagtatagaTCAGCTGAGCTGcgtaaattcttggaatttatataggtcagtgtgtcacTGAACTAATTTGAATGGAATTATATAGGTTAGTGGGTCAACGTAAATAGCTTTTCTTTATATGGAAATATCTCCGGaactaaaagtcgtagagacttgaatgAAACACCGTTTTAAAgggaaaatttttctttatttattgagtgtattgttaataattaattaactatttgttataaacaatttttataaacaaattcttacgaatttcattcatcttatttttccgaattaaaatttcaaattatgattgatttataaaattacataaattaataaataattaataaacaaattcgttttttatcgaagaaaatttttcttacagTAATAACTACGCCTTTCATTTACATGGGAATATTTCTAGTATTAGAAAAGGTATGGAGACTTGAAATAAATATGCAAAGTAATTGTAGAGTAAGCGCATAGTAAGCGCAGGGTGAGCGCAGAGTAAGCGCAGAGTAAGTTCAAAATAAGCGTTAAGTTAAcgcttataaatatttcttaaactaataattatttaacatatatggtataatatttttttatagtgaATGTCAacttaaagaattatttttttcatgccGAAAAAAGATTAGTAACAATAGTGTTGTTTAATAAATACcgtaaatcatattttaaaaaatattatacaataacgattgcttattacataaaaactttcttttcttttctttttttaaatttaataagtaactgtttctaatttcaaataaGAAACAGAAGTGTTATTTCGTACCTACAATATGTCttgtagaaaatattcaataactaaaattatcttttatcagGAATTTTCGGATACACTTTTAAAAcgtgtataagaaaaaatatcggtagttgtatttataattaaatgaaacagaagaagtaaaagaagtaaaataaatagaatatattttcagt
This window of the Vespula vulgaris chromosome 1, iyVesVulg1.1, whole genome shotgun sequence genome carries:
- the LOC127063488 gene encoding uncharacterized protein LOC127063488: MYYLQIILLSCMVFVNLIQVHGHGMMMDPVNRSSAWKKHFPVPPNFNDNELFCGGFATQYEKNNGNCGECGDDWSLPRPRPNENGGIYGTGLIVKKYTEGFHIQIQINLTASHLGHFEFSICPLSNPKELETDECFAKYPVQLADGSYKYNIERYQAEIHLIEAILPQGLICEHCVLRWHYRTANSWGICEDGSATIGCGNQEIFRSCSDIAITK